From the Francisella frigiditurris genome, one window contains:
- a CDS encoding DEAD/DEAH box helicase, which yields MSNKFLDLGLSLKICKALETKGYTQPTPIQEKSIPLILQNNDLMASAQTGTGKTAAFTLPIIEKLMNQPKAGSNTTKVLILTPTRELAAQIKEQIDIYASNTHIRSAVVFGGVSINPQMMTLRKGVEILIATPGRLIDLYEQRAVKFTELNTLVLDEADRMLDMGFIHSLKRIHKLLPKKIQTLMFSATFSPEIKELAQSFLHHPKSVAANVENTTVKKISQSIITVDKAKKINALISLIKKDNWHQVLVFSRTKHGANRIAEKLNQAGINASAIHGNKSQTARTKALADFKANTISVLVATDIAARGIDIQQLPYVINLDLPSVAEDYVHRIGRTGRAGQEGVAISLVSADEVELLSNIEHLIGHLLPRDELEGFQAQHNVPETNMLRKTKAKKIDEVKIIAAKRANKAKKSPHVKSFSDVIKKKINENSKFRGNKKV from the coding sequence ATGTCTAATAAATTCTTAGATTTAGGACTTTCATTAAAAATATGTAAAGCCTTAGAAACAAAAGGTTACACACAGCCTACACCTATACAAGAAAAATCTATTCCTCTTATACTACAAAATAATGATTTAATGGCATCTGCTCAGACGGGTACAGGAAAAACTGCTGCATTTACATTGCCAATTATTGAAAAATTAATGAATCAACCAAAAGCAGGTTCTAACACAACTAAAGTACTTATTTTAACTCCAACAAGAGAGTTAGCAGCTCAGATAAAAGAACAAATAGATATCTATGCTTCAAATACTCATATTAGATCAGCTGTAGTCTTTGGTGGTGTAAGCATAAACCCTCAGATGATGACTCTTAGAAAAGGAGTTGAGATCTTAATAGCTACACCAGGTAGATTAATAGATCTATATGAACAAAGAGCTGTTAAATTTACTGAGTTAAATACTCTAGTCCTTGATGAAGCTGATAGAATGCTTGATATGGGTTTCATACATTCTTTAAAAAGAATACATAAACTTTTACCAAAGAAAATACAAACATTAATGTTTTCAGCAACATTTTCTCCAGAAATAAAAGAATTAGCTCAAAGCTTTTTACATCATCCAAAATCAGTTGCTGCAAATGTTGAAAATACAACTGTTAAAAAAATATCACAAAGTATTATAACTGTAGATAAAGCAAAGAAAATTAATGCACTTATCTCTCTTATTAAGAAAGATAACTGGCATCAGGTTTTAGTTTTTTCTCGTACAAAACATGGTGCTAATAGAATTGCTGAAAAACTTAATCAAGCAGGTATTAATGCCAGTGCAATACATGGTAACAAAAGCCAAACCGCAAGAACTAAGGCATTAGCAGATTTTAAAGCCAATACAATAAGTGTATTAGTAGCAACAGATATTGCTGCAAGGGGTATAGATATCCAACAACTACCATATGTTATAAATCTTGATTTACCAAGTGTTGCTGAAGATTATGTACATCGTATAGGTAGAACGGGTAGAGCAGGGCAAGAAGGTGTTGCAATATCTTTAGTAAGTGCAGATGAAGTTGAACTATTATCAAATATAGAGCATCTAATAGGACACCTATTACCAAGAGATGAACTAGAAGGCTTCCAAGCTCAGCATAATGTCCCAGAAACAAATATGCTTAGAAAAACTAAAGCAAAGAAAATTGACGAGGTTAAAATTATTGCAGCTAAAAGAGCTAATAAAGCAAAAAAATCCCCTCATGTTAAAAGTTTTTCTGATGTTATAAAGAAAAAAATTAATGAAAATAGTAAATTTAGAGGCAATAAAAAAGTTTAA
- a CDS encoding MBL fold metallo-hydrolase, which produces MIFRQLFDRETYTYTYILGCEETRETIIIDPVRFNVQQYLKLLKELDLKLIYAMDTHVHADHVTAAGILRNETGCDIVIGGESKANCATKKVFDNDIIKFGKYEIKAIYTPGHTDDSYSFLMNDRVFTGDTLLIRGSGRTDFQNGDSFAAYNSITKKLLTLPDETIVYPGHDYNGLTSSTIAEEKKHNPRLQVKSAEEYKELMDGLKLAPPNYMNIAVPANLNCGLKDPE; this is translated from the coding sequence ATGATTTTTAGACAATTATTTGATAGAGAAACTTATACATATACTTATATATTAGGCTGTGAAGAAACTAGAGAAACAATAATAATAGATCCTGTAAGATTTAATGTACAACAATACTTAAAACTTTTAAAAGAGTTAGATTTAAAATTAATTTACGCTATGGATACTCATGTTCATGCAGATCATGTAACAGCTGCTGGTATCCTTAGAAATGAAACAGGGTGCGACATCGTCATTGGTGGAGAGAGTAAAGCAAACTGTGCAACTAAAAAAGTTTTTGATAATGACATCATTAAGTTTGGTAAATATGAAATTAAAGCTATTTATACACCAGGCCATACAGATGATTCATATTCTTTCTTAATGAATGATAGAGTCTTTACTGGAGATACTTTATTAATTAGAGGTTCTGGCAGAACAGACTTTCAGAATGGTGATTCTTTTGCTGCTTATAATAGTATTACTAAAAAACTACTAACATTACCTGATGAAACTATTGTTTATCCAGGCCATGATTATAATGGCCTAACTAGTAGCACTATAGCTGAAGAGAAAAAGCATAATCCAAGACTACAAGTTAAATCAGCAGAAGAATATAAAGAGTTAATGGATGGCTTAAAGTTAGCTCCTCCAAATTATATGAATATTGCTGTTCCAGCAAATTTAAACTGTGGTTTAAAAGATCCTGAGTAG
- a CDS encoding sulfite exporter TauE/SafE family protein, whose product MLVILFGLLCGIALGLTGGGGSILAVPMLIYGLKLPYEEAVTISLLVVGLTAMLGFLSKLRDIEFSAVLILATVGMIITPIGAIISEHLPRNILLLGFSGLMIFVGIWTMIKPIIFKTANNRETACKYTDDGKLYLAWKCKLVLAIAGVITGTLTGLFGVGGGFLIIAALIFVAKMPMKKAIVTSLFIVFLISTSGFISHFQQTEINFYIAGLFILGSSIGMFSANKIRSLMNDKYLQTTFAILLIVLGIMTIIF is encoded by the coding sequence ATGTTAGTTATATTATTTGGACTTTTATGTGGTATAGCCTTAGGACTAACTGGTGGTGGTGGCTCTATACTAGCTGTACCAATGCTTATATATGGACTAAAACTACCATATGAAGAGGCAGTCACAATATCTTTGCTTGTAGTAGGATTAACTGCAATGCTTGGCTTTTTATCAAAGTTAAGAGATATAGAGTTTTCTGCTGTACTTATATTAGCAACTGTTGGGATGATTATTACACCTATAGGTGCCATAATATCGGAACACCTCCCTAGAAATATACTATTACTAGGCTTTTCTGGACTGATGATATTTGTTGGTATCTGGACTATGATCAAACCTATTATATTCAAAACAGCTAATAATCGTGAAACAGCCTGTAAATATACTGATGATGGTAAACTGTACTTAGCTTGGAAATGTAAATTAGTCTTAGCAATAGCTGGAGTTATTACGGGGACATTAACAGGTTTATTTGGTGTTGGTGGAGGTTTTTTAATAATCGCAGCCTTAATATTTGTCGCTAAAATGCCTATGAAGAAAGCGATTGTCACATCTTTATTTATTGTATTTTTAATATCAACATCTGGGTTTATATCACATTTCCAGCAGACTGAAATAAACTTCTATATTGCAGGATTATTTATATTAGGTAGCTCTATAGGTATGTTTTCTGCAAATAAAATAAGAAGTTTGATGAATGATAAATATCTACAAACTACATTTGCAATACTTTTAATAGTTTTAGGAATAATGACAATAATTTTCTAA
- a CDS encoding prolyl hydroxylase family protein produces MITELDASWQAWVKENIERGCNKEELFKIMLDHQFTPSTIQAALGLKELSQYLKSLINNEDLDHKPQLYNLPEETFKTAQKVPSDKARAYIQPDFLSKEECEQVIARIKKNLRPSLITNPNEPDKYFRTSKTCDLGIHTDDFIKYIDHKIAGYLGIDPSCSEVIQGQYYQIGNEFKLHTDYFQPNTSEYKQFAARQGQRTWTFMIYLNNVEEGGHTDFPNLDLSVKPKLGTAVIWNSLDEKGVVNRNTLHWAKPIIKGEKYVITKWFRERAI; encoded by the coding sequence ATGATCACAGAATTAGATGCATCTTGGCAAGCTTGGGTAAAAGAAAATATTGAGCGAGGCTGTAATAAAGAAGAGTTGTTTAAAATAATGTTAGATCATCAATTTACCCCTAGTACAATTCAAGCAGCATTAGGTCTAAAAGAACTAAGCCAATATCTAAAAAGTCTAATTAATAATGAAGACTTAGATCATAAACCACAATTATATAACCTTCCTGAAGAAACATTCAAAACTGCTCAGAAAGTACCAAGCGATAAAGCAAGGGCTTATATTCAACCAGATTTTTTATCAAAAGAAGAATGTGAGCAAGTAATAGCGAGAATTAAGAAAAATCTTCGACCTTCATTAATCACTAATCCAAATGAGCCTGATAAGTATTTTCGTACTAGTAAAACTTGTGATTTAGGTATTCATACGGATGATTTTATTAAATACATTGATCATAAAATTGCAGGCTATTTAGGTATAGATCCTAGTTGTTCAGAAGTGATACAAGGTCAGTATTATCAAATTGGTAATGAATTTAAATTGCATACTGATTATTTTCAACCAAACACTTCTGAATATAAACAATTTGCTGCAAGGCAGGGTCAGAGAACTTGGACATTTATGATTTACCTAAATAATGTTGAAGAAGGTGGACATACTGATTTTCCAAATCTTGATCTCTCTGTTAAGCCTAAATTAGGGACAGCTGTTATTTGGAATAGTCTTGATGAAAAAGGTGTAGTAAATCGAAACACCCTTCATTGGGCAAAGCCTATTATTAAAGGTGAAAAATACGTTATTACAAAATGGTTTAGAGAAAGAGCTATTTAG
- a CDS encoding DUF3568 family protein, translating into MKFIKFLILLISSISLNSCLLFVAPYAIQQNAKVSQTYDYNLIDVYKATIYKINSTEGASVVSVSGAGDDYSKSIQILGKIDSSDYKGKFNINIDKVTNTSSKFTIKYNILGDKVQSHNFLASIKKILDDKSYQQNNKTVK; encoded by the coding sequence ATGAAGTTTATAAAGTTTCTTATTCTATTAATTTCATCTATTAGCCTTAATAGCTGTCTTTTATTTGTAGCTCCTTATGCTATCCAGCAAAATGCTAAAGTTAGTCAGACTTATGATTACAATTTAATTGATGTATATAAAGCAACAATATATAAGATAAATTCCACTGAAGGTGCAAGTGTAGTTTCAGTTAGCGGAGCTGGCGATGACTATTCAAAATCTATTCAAATTTTAGGTAAAATAGATTCGTCAGACTATAAAGGCAAATTTAATATAAATATTGATAAAGTAACAAATACATCATCTAAATTTACTATAAAATATAATATTTTAGGAGATAAAGTACAGTCTCATAATTTCTTAGCATCTATCAAAAAAATTCTTGATGATAAATCTTATCAGCAAAATAATAAGACAGTTAAATAA
- a CDS encoding YbjQ family protein translates to MILTTADTVPNKEIVEYKGLVTGIIVRTPTIVQGILGGLKDIIGGKNVSYTNVCLKAREHAEEEMKRQAQELGANAIIAIRFDSSSLGGRTSGTEVFCYGTAVIVY, encoded by the coding sequence ATGATATTAACTACAGCAGATACTGTTCCTAATAAAGAGATAGTAGAATATAAAGGCCTAGTCACTGGTATTATTGTTAGAACCCCTACTATTGTGCAAGGCATACTAGGTGGTTTAAAAGATATTATCGGTGGTAAAAATGTTTCTTATACTAATGTTTGTTTAAAGGCTCGTGAACATGCTGAAGAGGAAATGAAAAGACAAGCTCAAGAGCTAGGAGCAAATGCTATTATAGCTATTCGTTTTGACTCTAGTAGCCTTGGTGGTAGAACTAGTGGTACAGAGGTTTTCTGCTATGGAACTGCTGTAATTGTTTACTAA
- a CDS encoding VOC family protein, whose translation MKPTKQSIIHVAIVVKDYDEAIDFYTKKLNFDLIEDTYQPEQDKRWVLVAPKNSKGFSLLLAKASKEEQKSFIGNQTGGRVFLFLNTDDFWADYNRMKDLGIEFVRDPSVQEYGTVTVFKDLYGNLWDLIQLNEDKRISKNL comes from the coding sequence GTGAAGCCAACTAAACAATCAATAATTCATGTAGCTATTGTTGTAAAAGATTATGATGAGGCAATTGATTTTTATACAAAAAAGTTAAATTTTGATTTAATAGAAGATACATATCAACCTGAGCAAGATAAACGATGGGTATTAGTAGCTCCTAAAAACTCAAAAGGATTTTCTTTATTATTAGCTAAAGCATCTAAAGAAGAGCAAAAAAGCTTTATTGGTAACCAGACAGGTGGTAGAGTTTTTTTATTTCTTAATACGGATGATTTTTGGGCAGACTATAATAGAATGAAAGATTTAGGTATAGAGTTTGTTAGAGATCCTTCAGTTCAAGAATATGGTACTGTTACTGTATTTAAAGATCTATACGGAAACTTATGGGATCTTATACAATTAAATGAAGATAAAAGAATTAGTAAAAACCTATAA
- the gorA gene encoding glutathione-disulfide reductase, with the protein MSKNHFDVISVGGGSGGIAAAVQAAKFGKKVAIIEKYELGGTCVNRGCVPKKAMWYGGMLAEQLKHDVKGYGFDIDYKGFNWKVLKEKRATYIGNIHGFYDRLLDKWDITHFNNWGKFKDNKSVELDNGEVVTADHIYISPGAYPIVPNNIPGAEFGITSDGFFELEDTPKKAVIVGGGYIAVEIAGVLNALGTDVTIVIRKEKPLRGFDNDIVDTLVESMNTLGLKILNNNNVTKVEKAGANLNIEFDNAESLKDVDTLIWATGRAPNTHNLGLENTDIEYNKKTGTIDINVWQETNVKGVYALGDATENAQLTPVAIACGRRLSRRLFNGETGLKPKLEYIPTVIFSHPAIGTVGLSEEDAISKYGKDDIKVYKSRFTALYSAISGFRMPTVMKLVVQGKEEKVIGCHMIGLNVDEMLQGFSVAINMGATKKDFDDTIAIHPTSSEELVTMV; encoded by the coding sequence ATGAGTAAAAATCATTTTGATGTAATAAGTGTTGGTGGTGGTTCTGGTGGAATTGCTGCTGCTGTTCAAGCTGCTAAATTTGGTAAGAAAGTAGCTATTATAGAGAAATATGAGTTAGGTGGCACATGTGTAAACAGAGGTTGTGTACCTAAAAAAGCTATGTGGTATGGTGGTATGCTTGCAGAGCAATTAAAACATGATGTTAAAGGCTATGGTTTTGATATCGACTATAAAGGCTTTAACTGGAAAGTTTTAAAAGAAAAAAGAGCTACATATATAGGCAATATTCATGGCTTTTATGACAGATTATTAGATAAGTGGGATATCACGCATTTTAATAATTGGGGTAAATTTAAGGATAATAAATCGGTTGAACTTGATAATGGTGAAGTTGTAACAGCAGATCATATTTATATCTCTCCAGGTGCTTATCCTATCGTTCCTAATAATATTCCTGGTGCTGAGTTTGGTATCACATCAGATGGTTTCTTCGAGTTAGAAGATACTCCTAAGAAAGCTGTAATAGTTGGTGGTGGCTATATTGCGGTTGAGATTGCTGGCGTTCTAAATGCTCTTGGTACTGATGTGACTATAGTTATTCGTAAAGAAAAACCACTTAGAGGCTTTGATAATGATATCGTTGATACTCTAGTTGAGTCTATGAATACATTAGGTCTTAAGATCTTAAATAATAATAACGTTACTAAAGTAGAAAAAGCTGGAGCTAATCTAAATATAGAGTTTGATAATGCAGAGTCTTTGAAAGATGTTGATACTCTAATATGGGCTACTGGGCGTGCACCAAACACTCATAATCTAGGTCTTGAAAATACGGATATAGAGTACAATAAAAAGACAGGTACTATTGATATTAACGTATGGCAAGAAACTAATGTGAAAGGCGTATATGCTCTTGGTGATGCTACTGAAAATGCTCAATTAACTCCAGTAGCTATAGCTTGTGGTCGTAGATTATCTCGTAGACTTTTTAATGGTGAAACTGGTCTTAAGCCTAAGTTAGAATATATTCCTACAGTTATATTCTCTCACCCCGCTATTGGCACAGTTGGATTATCTGAAGAAGATGCTATTTCTAAATATGGTAAAGATGATATCAAGGTTTATAAGAGCAGATTCACAGCTCTATACTCTGCGATTTCTGGTTTCAGAATGCCAACAGTAATGAAACTAGTAGTTCAAGGTAAAGAGGAAAAAGTAATTGGTTGTCATATGATTGGTCTAAATGTAGATGAGATGCTTCAAGGTTTCTCAGTAGCTATAAATATGGGCGCAACTAAGAAAGATTTTGATGATACTATAGCTATCCACCCTACTAGCTCAGAAGAGCTTGTGACTATGGTGTAA
- a CDS encoding AAA family ATPase translates to MLNAYIFSGLPGVGKTTLAKRLAQAVSDSVYYRIDTIEYYLKKEYSKDLIKQGYEITYYLAKENLELGKNVIIDCCNPVKESRELWNKLSTDSIKVINIEVLCSNKEIHENRIESRFEENKNKYPSWQSVLDRDYENWFDKDVIRVDTANIEIKDSLDKLMKLIKLKNEE, encoded by the coding sequence ATGTTAAACGCTTATATATTTTCAGGTCTACCAGGAGTAGGCAAAACAACTTTAGCTAAACGATTGGCACAGGCTGTGTCAGATTCTGTCTACTATAGAATAGATACTATCGAGTATTATCTAAAGAAAGAATATTCAAAAGATTTAATAAAACAAGGTTATGAAATAACTTACTACTTAGCGAAAGAAAATTTAGAATTAGGTAAGAATGTTATTATAGACTGTTGTAATCCAGTTAAAGAGTCTAGAGAATTATGGAATAAGCTATCAACTGATTCTATTAAAGTTATAAATATAGAAGTTTTGTGTAGTAATAAAGAAATTCATGAAAATAGAATAGAATCGAGATTTGAAGAAAATAAAAATAAGTACCCTTCTTGGCAATCTGTGCTAGATAGAGACTATGAGAATTGGTTTGATAAAGATGTGATTAGAGTTGATACAGCTAATATTGAAATTAAAGACTCTTTAGATAAGTTAATGAAATTAATTAAACTAAAAAATGAGGAATAA
- a CDS encoding Type 1 glutamine amidotransferase-like domain-containing protein, whose product MKKLLLTSSFVDVSHLLENFIDEKLINKQIAFIPTASIPEHYKDYVENDRKAFEKLGLTIKELEVSTSSKKLIEKTLKDSDFIYVSGGNTFYLLQELKKSGADKVIIEEVIKGKPYIGASAGSVIMAQNITYTEKMDDKNKADSLNNYNALNLIDFYPVPHHTNNPFKEVVDEILNDYRDKLNLIPISNTEAIEVNGHDIKIVGKK is encoded by the coding sequence ATGAAAAAACTTTTACTTACATCGTCTTTTGTTGATGTATCACATTTATTAGAAAATTTTATTGATGAAAAATTAATAAATAAACAAATAGCATTTATTCCAACAGCAAGCATTCCAGAACACTATAAAGATTATGTTGAAAATGATAGAAAAGCTTTTGAAAAATTAGGATTAACTATTAAAGAGTTAGAAGTATCAACTTCTTCTAAAAAATTAATTGAAAAAACACTTAAGGATTCAGACTTTATATACGTTTCAGGTGGAAATACATTCTATTTACTCCAAGAACTAAAAAAATCTGGTGCTGATAAAGTCATAATAGAAGAGGTAATAAAAGGAAAACCATATATTGGAGCTTCAGCAGGTTCTGTTATTATGGCACAAAACATTACCTATACAGAAAAAATGGATGATAAAAATAAAGCTGATAGTTTGAATAATTACAATGCTTTAAATTTGATTGATTTTTATCCTGTACCACATCATACAAATAATCCATTTAAAGAAGTTGTTGATGAGATATTAAATGATTATAGAGATAAACTTAATTTGATTCCAATAAGTAATACAGAAGCAATAGAAGTTAATGGACATGATATAAAGATAGTCGGAAAAAAATAA
- a CDS encoding exodeoxyribonuclease III: protein MIKVTTFNANGIRAAARKGFWEWFDKKDVDFLCIQETKAQFHQLENDPTFFPEGYFYDYKDAEKKGYSGVAIYAKKKPIKVVKEIGLDWADAEGRYIQFDYDKFSIASLYLPSGSSGDVRQEFKMQFLEKYKDILKEQAAQGRDFIVCGDFNIVHKEIDIKNWKSNYGKTSGVLPEEQAWLDHIFDDIGWVDAFRVINHEPNNYTWWSNRGQARAKNVGWRIDYHITTSGLKDKVVKGSECIYTENWFSDHAPLTMSYAYKI, encoded by the coding sequence ATGATAAAAGTAACAACATTTAATGCTAACGGTATTAGAGCGGCTGCTAGAAAAGGCTTTTGGGAATGGTTTGATAAAAAAGATGTAGACTTTCTATGTATACAGGAAACAAAAGCCCAATTTCACCAGCTTGAGAATGATCCTACTTTCTTTCCAGAGGGATATTTCTATGACTATAAAGATGCTGAAAAGAAAGGCTATAGTGGTGTTGCAATATATGCTAAGAAAAAACCTATAAAAGTTGTAAAAGAAATAGGTTTAGATTGGGCTGATGCTGAGGGAAGATATATTCAATTTGATTATGATAAGTTTAGTATAGCTAGTTTATATCTGCCAAGTGGTTCTAGTGGTGATGTGCGCCAAGAATTTAAAATGCAGTTTCTAGAGAAATATAAAGATATTCTCAAAGAGCAAGCTGCCCAAGGTAGAGATTTTATAGTCTGTGGTGATTTCAACATTGTGCATAAAGAAATTGATATAAAAAACTGGAAATCAAACTATGGTAAGACTTCTGGAGTATTACCAGAAGAGCAAGCATGGCTAGATCATATTTTTGATGATATCGGTTGGGTAGATGCTTTTAGAGTGATAAATCATGAGCCTAATAACTACACATGGTGGTCAAATAGAGGTCAAGCAAGAGCTAAAAATGTAGGCTGGAGAATTGATTATCATATCACTACATCAGGCTTAAAAGATAAAGTAGTAAAAGGTTCAGAATGTATCTATACAGAAAATTGGTTTTCAGATCATGCGCCTTTGACTATGAGTTATGCTTATAAAATATAA
- a CDS encoding succinylglutamate desuccinylase/aspartoacylase family protein, which yields MEHSYISKEKIKVSQASNGNDIFIEKITITGSDKNAPSVYMQASMHASELQGNAVMVDLIDYFKKHQPKGNIYLIPQCNPIGMDVFQGAGHQGRFDSANGDNWNRYYFFKTIDYAAFVKEHLNSSTAEYKKAFEKILAKQLDEALSEEWFLSRAKRLNYTVQKEAIKADYVLDLHTDTDAITYIYTPEFAKKAAEKFGYRETLVIGNDFGGALDEAIFVPWWKLQEEFKRQGRDEEVLKECFTLELGSEEYINFDDAKMQTQGVLNYLAYRGIINSPFETNRLSTKITHNDIANYKAIRAVEGGLYEWFVKAGDTFKANEIVGQYIQTSTMEKKPLWFPFGGTIISLHIKGAACQGSQLMNLAIHN from the coding sequence ATGGAACACAGTTATATTTCAAAAGAGAAAATAAAAGTCAGTCAAGCATCTAATGGGAATGATATTTTTATAGAGAAAATCACTATCACAGGCTCTGATAAAAATGCCCCTAGTGTTTATATGCAAGCAAGTATGCACGCATCTGAACTACAAGGTAATGCTGTAATGGTAGATCTTATTGATTACTTTAAAAAGCATCAACCAAAAGGAAATATCTACCTAATTCCTCAATGTAATCCTATAGGAATGGATGTTTTCCAAGGAGCAGGGCACCAAGGCAGATTTGATTCAGCGAATGGTGATAACTGGAATAGATATTATTTCTTCAAAACTATCGACTATGCCGCTTTTGTTAAGGAACATTTAAACTCTAGTACAGCAGAATATAAAAAAGCTTTTGAAAAAATATTGGCTAAACAATTAGATGAAGCTTTATCAGAAGAATGGTTTTTATCTCGTGCTAAAAGACTAAACTATACTGTCCAGAAAGAAGCTATAAAAGCTGATTATGTTTTAGATCTACATACAGATACAGATGCTATCACATATATTTACACTCCAGAATTTGCTAAAAAAGCTGCTGAAAAGTTTGGCTATAGAGAAACTTTAGTTATTGGTAATGATTTTGGTGGTGCTTTAGATGAAGCTATATTTGTACCTTGGTGGAAACTACAAGAAGAGTTTAAAAGACAAGGTAGAGATGAAGAGGTATTAAAAGAATGCTTTACACTTGAACTTGGATCAGAAGAGTATATAAATTTTGATGATGCTAAAATGCAAACTCAAGGTGTATTAAATTATCTAGCTTATAGAGGAATCATTAACTCACCATTTGAAACAAATAGATTAAGCACAAAAATCACTCATAATGATATCGCAAACTATAAAGCTATAAGAGCAGTAGAAGGTGGTCTTTATGAATGGTTTGTAAAAGCAGGTGATACTTTTAAGGCAAATGAAATAGTTGGGCAGTACATCCAAACTTCTACTATGGAGAAAAAACCATTATGGTTTCCTTTCGGTGGAACTATCATAAGTCTTCATATCAAAGGCGCTGCTTGTCAAGGTAGTCAGCTTATGAATTTGGCTATTCATAATTAA
- a CDS encoding ETX/MTX2 family pore-forming toxin, protein MNKFGYVGNAMLSSINRYYEIVNLTNNNTVKLNRLSSVEDGIKGIDVIKNYLTNGLTYEVVIQMLQIKPETLELWKGREVEIYGQSIFDWLIDTLTPTFISNNDLKLSDDKSIYAGFSELNNPTDTPTLLLTDGFEHTETNTTSTTTTSGWENSTGVTTKAEFSIPFIGKGGVEITVSGTWSGSTSDTVTHSETISYISPPQRITVNPWERAELIVYLHKVQIDGTYHFSIPLTGTLRYDYQARDKNTGEILIDPKYTSYQSVQIPIFDALGWTQTKLPLPEGVKIDIEKRVAYLIGTGNVHADTGSHFSVTIHRYDIKTNKLVSTESYPINSSIISELIKR, encoded by the coding sequence ATGAACAAATTTGGTTATGTGGGAAATGCTATGCTGTCGAGCATTAATCGATACTATGAGATAGTAAACCTAACTAATAACAATACTGTAAAGCTAAATAGACTATCTTCAGTGGAAGATGGTATTAAAGGCATTGATGTTATTAAAAATTATTTAACTAATGGATTAACTTATGAAGTAGTTATTCAAATGCTTCAAATTAAGCCTGAGACTCTTGAGTTATGGAAAGGTAGAGAAGTAGAGATTTATGGTCAATCCATCTTTGATTGGCTAATTGATACATTGACTCCTACCTTTATATCAAATAATGACCTTAAACTGTCTGATGATAAGTCAATTTATGCAGGATTTTCAGAGCTCAATAATCCTACTGACACACCTACTCTACTACTTACTGACGGTTTTGAACATACAGAAACAAATACAACCTCTACTACTACAACTAGCGGTTGGGAAAACTCAACTGGAGTAACAACTAAAGCTGAATTTTCAATACCATTTATAGGTAAAGGAGGAGTGGAAATTACGGTTTCAGGCACCTGGTCTGGGAGCACTTCAGATACAGTAACTCATTCAGAAACAATATCTTACATCTCTCCTCCCCAGAGAATAACTGTTAATCCTTGGGAAAGAGCAGAATTAATAGTATACCTTCATAAAGTACAAATAGATGGCACATATCATTTTAGTATCCCATTAACAGGTACATTAAGATATGATTATCAGGCTAGAGATAAAAATACTGGAGAAATTTTGATTGATCCTAAATATACTAGTTATCAAAGTGTACAAATACCAATATTTGATGCATTAGGATGGACACAAACTAAGCTTCCATTACCTGAAGGGGTAAAAATTGATATAGAAAAAAGAGTTGCTTACTTGATAGGTACTGGTAATGTTCATGCGGATACTGGTTCACATTTTAGTGTAACTATTCACCGTTATGATATAAAAACGAATAAGCTTGTGTCTACTGAATCTTATCCAATTAATTCATCAATAATATCTGAATTAATTAAAAGATAA